One genomic segment of Nocardia spumae includes these proteins:
- a CDS encoding pentapeptide repeat-containing protein, producing MAVLVQPRSVPASAADNILIDKADPADFFRRNRFRYLRQHTDERFVSAAATLYVGEWTAQLSAIRTLAHIADVSAPAPRQRCIDILCGYLRLPRRPGLIDLHDRAVRRAIVTVIADRVRRGARRSWSRATFDFRGAHLEDADFTAAVFRGPVVFEHATLAGTTRFDSAIFGSEIHFQMAAFDTAWFRDAQFADSARFFGARFHSARFDGATFRVAAQFPLTVFSDYAGFRRTAFRGPAYFDSARFHGATDFSAARFTVPVHFDGATFTMSSRQACRAG from the coding sequence ATGGCTGTGCTCGTACAGCCGCGTTCCGTCCCCGCTTCCGCGGCGGACAATATTCTGATCGACAAAGCAGATCCGGCCGACTTCTTCCGGCGCAACAGGTTTCGATATCTACGGCAACACACGGACGAGAGGTTCGTTTCGGCGGCGGCCACGCTGTATGTCGGCGAATGGACGGCTCAACTGTCCGCGATCCGCACTCTCGCCCACATCGCCGATGTGTCGGCACCGGCGCCACGCCAACGATGCATCGACATCCTGTGCGGCTATCTCCGGCTTCCGCGCCGACCGGGGCTGATCGACCTCCACGACCGGGCCGTGCGCCGGGCGATCGTGACCGTCATCGCCGATCGTGTCCGCCGTGGCGCCCGCCGCAGCTGGTCACGGGCCACCTTCGATTTCCGCGGCGCCCACCTCGAAGATGCCGACTTCACCGCCGCCGTCTTCCGCGGCCCCGTGGTGTTCGAACACGCGACGCTGGCCGGCACGACCCGGTTCGACAGCGCGATTTTCGGCAGCGAAATCCATTTCCAGATGGCCGCATTCGACACCGCGTGGTTTCGCGACGCGCAGTTCGCCGATTCGGCCAGATTCTTCGGCGCCCGGTTCCACAGCGCGCGCTTCGACGGTGCGACCTTTCGGGTCGCCGCGCAATTCCCACTGACCGTATTCTCCGACTATGCCGGGTTCCGGCGAACCGCCTTTCGCGGCCCGGCATATTTCGACAGCGCGCGATTCCACGGAGCCACCGACTTCAGCGCGGCGCGATTCACCGTCCCCGTTCATTTCGACGGCGCCACCTTCACGATGTCGTCACGGCAGGCATGCCGCGCGGGCTGA
- a CDS encoding inositol monophosphatase family protein, producing the protein MQDHLDDDLRFAHVLADSADAVNMDRFKGLDLTARTRPDMTSVSDAENAVEKLIRGQLRRSRPRDAVLGAGEGLVGGGPRCWVVDAIAGVENYVRGVPVWATQISLLEVSEGGYRPVAGVVSAPALARRWWAAKDHGAFTGRSLSSASRLRVSGVSTLPDASFAYSSVIGWEESGRLNNFLALSREVWRTRAYGDFWSYMMVAEGVIDICADPQLSPGNMAANAIIVTEAGGTLTGLDGDPGPLSGSAAASNGLLHNDLLGYLNQPS; encoded by the coding sequence ATGCAAGACCACCTCGACGACGATCTCCGTTTCGCCCATGTCCTCGCCGATTCCGCCGACGCGGTGAATATGGACAGATTCAAGGGCCTCGACCTCACGGCCCGGACGAGACCGGATATGACCTCGGTCAGCGACGCCGAGAACGCGGTGGAAAAGCTCATCCGTGGCCAGCTTCGCCGCTCCCGTCCGCGTGATGCCGTTCTCGGTGCGGGTGAAGGTCTGGTAGGTGGCGGTCCGCGCTGCTGGGTGGTCGACGCCATCGCCGGAGTCGAGAACTACGTGCGAGGTGTGCCGGTGTGGGCCACGCAGATATCGCTGCTGGAGGTGTCGGAGGGCGGCTATCGTCCCGTCGCCGGTGTCGTCTCCGCTCCCGCGCTGGCCCGCCGCTGGTGGGCCGCGAAGGACCACGGCGCGTTCACCGGCCGCAGTCTTTCCTCGGCGTCCCGCCTGCGCGTCTCCGGCGTTTCGACACTGCCCGATGCCTCCTTCGCCTACTCCAGCGTCATCGGCTGGGAGGAATCCGGCCGGTTGAACAACTTCCTGGCCCTGTCCCGCGAGGTGTGGCGGACACGCGCCTACGGAGACTTCTGGTCCTACATGATGGTGGCCGAGGGGGTGATCGATATCTGCGCCGATCCGCAACTGTCCCCGGGAAATATGGCCGCCAACGCGATCATCGTCACCGAGGCCGGCGGCACCCTCACCGGCCTCGACGGCGACCCCGGCCCGCTCAGCGGCAGCGCGGCCGCGTCGAACGGATTACTGCACAACGACTTACTGGGGTATCTGAACCAGCCGTCCTGA
- a CDS encoding RDD family protein — MSTGGYQPQFGTAAGVAPGGLGKRAAARFIDWIIAGIVGGILFWLLNKANTPDWVSILPGAGFGFLYFVGFEITTGSTPGKKILGLHVRGSGGSDKPNIKDSALRNAYMLLNLIPYIGGLLWFIAAIAIAVTVSSSPTKQGWHDRLADGTQVVEG, encoded by the coding sequence ATGAGCACAGGTGGTTACCAACCTCAGTTCGGCACGGCGGCGGGCGTGGCACCCGGCGGGCTCGGCAAACGCGCCGCGGCACGTTTCATCGACTGGATCATCGCGGGCATCGTCGGCGGAATCCTGTTCTGGCTGCTGAACAAGGCGAACACGCCCGACTGGGTGTCGATCCTGCCCGGTGCCGGCTTCGGCTTCCTGTACTTCGTCGGATTCGAGATAACGACGGGATCCACACCGGGTAAGAAGATTCTGGGCCTGCACGTCAGGGGATCCGGGGGTTCGGATAAGCCGAATATCAAGGATTCCGCACTACGCAACGCGTACATGCTGCTCAATCTGATTCCCTACATCGGCGGGCTGCTGTGGTTCATCGCCGCGATCGCCATCGCCGTCACGGTGAGTTCCAGCCCGACCAAACAGGGCTGGCACGACAGACTTGCCGACGGCACCCAGGTGGTCGAAGGCTGA
- a CDS encoding 3'(2'),5'-bisphosphate nucleotidase CysQ, with protein sequence MDDHAVAAELAREAGELLLEIRDQGGAVGDKRSDELLLSRLAELRPDDAVLSEESTDDPIRLSRSRVWIVDPLDGTREYGQPPRADWAVHVALAVDGRAEIGAVALPVPGLVLETGAPPALPPAHDGPPRIVVSRSRPPACVHHLTAVLGADTIPMGSAGAKAMAVVRGDADIYAHSGGQYEWDSCAPVAVAAAAGLHTSRLDGSPLIYNQPDPYLPDLLICRPELADRVLEALRDFGI encoded by the coding sequence ATGGACGACCACGCGGTGGCCGCAGAGCTCGCCCGGGAAGCCGGTGAGCTGCTGCTCGAGATTCGTGACCAGGGCGGTGCGGTCGGGGACAAGCGCTCGGACGAACTGTTGCTGAGCCGGCTGGCCGAACTTCGCCCCGACGACGCGGTGTTGTCGGAGGAGAGCACCGACGATCCGATTCGACTGTCCCGCAGCCGGGTCTGGATCGTCGACCCCCTCGACGGCACCCGCGAATACGGTCAGCCCCCGCGCGCGGATTGGGCCGTACACGTGGCCTTGGCCGTCGACGGCCGCGCCGAAATCGGTGCCGTCGCCCTCCCGGTCCCGGGGCTGGTATTGGAAACCGGTGCGCCTCCGGCGCTTCCACCCGCCCACGACGGGCCGCCGCGCATCGTCGTGTCCCGCAGCCGCCCACCCGCGTGCGTCCACCATCTCACCGCCGTCCTCGGCGCCGACACCATCCCCATGGGTTCGGCGGGCGCCAAGGCGATGGCAGTCGTCCGCGGCGATGCCGACATCTACGCCCATTCCGGCGGCCAATACGAATGGGACTCCTGTGCGCCGGTGGCGGTGGCCGCCGCGGCAGGCCTGCACACCTCGCGTCTGGACGGTTCACCGCTGATCTACAACCAGCCCGATCCGTATCTGCCGGACCTGCTCATCTGCCGTCCGGAGTTGGCGGACCGAGTCCTGGAAGCATTGCGGGACTTCGGAATCTGA
- a CDS encoding LppP/LprE family lipoprotein, whose product MPRTVVALALTVAATAACAGTSVAEPEPPTSPRPCPAVPADRVQEAVGRLPDAFPDVPWQVSGSGSSVDCALNWVQVDPEGATGSSPTHILLFDHFKYGSTATEKPTAFTGVVGSDAPGQITVRFRWLEPGDPNANPTGQATVRYELSPQAPPHPIDPMPPQAVA is encoded by the coding sequence ATGCCTAGAACCGTTGTCGCACTGGCACTCACCGTCGCGGCCACGGCGGCCTGTGCCGGGACCTCTGTCGCCGAACCGGAACCCCCCACCTCGCCTCGGCCCTGTCCCGCCGTCCCCGCCGACCGGGTGCAGGAGGCCGTCGGACGGCTACCGGACGCGTTTCCCGATGTGCCGTGGCAGGTTTCGGGCAGCGGTTCGTCCGTCGATTGCGCTCTGAACTGGGTGCAGGTCGATCCGGAGGGTGCGACCGGTAGTTCGCCCACGCACATCCTGCTGTTCGACCACTTCAAGTACGGGAGCACGGCAACCGAGAAGCCGACCGCTTTCACCGGTGTCGTCGGCAGCGACGCTCCCGGGCAGATCACCGTGCGGTTCCGATGGCTCGAGCCCGGTGACCCGAACGCGAATCCGACCGGACAGGCTACGGTGCGCTACGAGCTGTCACCCCAGGCCCCACCTCATCCGATCGATCCGATGCCGCCCCAGGCCGTTGCCTGA
- a CDS encoding acyl-CoA thioesterase domain-containing protein — MLGQFVRAAQPARSDKSVESVHALFPREGKPDREIRYRTQVHHQGRTFATAPVLAEQPSGVIATASISLHAADTEPEQQARAAIGPLPPAEHKAGFDIIPWETRTTADLDDTASAPTEFELWMRTPTAAAALAPALTAYATDLTLIGTAPRPLDGGVPARQRHRLPLRGHQSHAPSHRKPPSGPP; from the coding sequence TTGCTCGGCCAATTCGTCCGTGCCGCGCAGCCGGCCCGCTCGGACAAGTCCGTCGAATCTGTTCACGCGCTGTTTCCGCGAGAGGGGAAGCCCGACCGGGAAATTCGGTACCGGACCCAGGTCCACCATCAGGGACGGACCTTCGCGACCGCGCCAGTGCTCGCGGAACAGCCTTCTGGGGTCATCGCCACCGCGTCGATCTCCCTGCACGCCGCCGACACCGAACCCGAGCAGCAGGCCAGGGCAGCGATCGGGCCGCTGCCGCCGGCGGAGCACAAGGCGGGCTTCGACATCATCCCGTGGGAAACCCGCACCACCGCGGATCTCGACGACACCGCTTCGGCCCCAACGGAATTCGAGCTGTGGATGCGCACGCCCACCGCCGCGGCCGCCCTCGCGCCGGCGCTGACCGCCTACGCCACCGACCTCACGCTCATCGGCACCGCGCCGCGCCCGCTGGACGGCGGTGTGCCAGCAAGGCAACGGCACCGCCTTCCACTCCGCGGTCACCAGTCACACGCTCCTTCGCACAGGAAGCCACCATCCGGTCCCCCATGA
- a CDS encoding TetR/AcrR family transcriptional regulator gives MSSPSEEPAWKQRAVERSIRTAKLRAEQRVQRFLDAAQAIIAEKGTTDFTVQEVVDRSKQSLRSFYLQFDGKHELLLALFEDALSRTAEQLRAAADGQDDPLDRLRVTIELLFELSRPDPTARPPLFTDFAPQLLVSHPAQVEIAHAPLLSLITELMDQAQEQGRMRKELNARRTAAMVMQTVMFTAQSTGSTDEETSHPITADEVWNFCAHGFAQE, from the coding sequence GTGAGCAGCCCCAGCGAAGAGCCCGCCTGGAAGCAACGCGCCGTCGAGCGCTCGATCCGGACCGCGAAATTGCGTGCCGAACAACGAGTGCAGCGCTTCCTCGACGCGGCCCAGGCCATCATCGCCGAAAAGGGCACCACCGACTTCACCGTGCAGGAAGTCGTGGACCGCTCCAAGCAGTCGTTGCGCAGCTTCTACCTGCAGTTCGACGGGAAACACGAATTGCTGCTGGCGCTGTTCGAGGACGCGCTGAGCCGCACCGCCGAGCAGCTGCGCGCCGCGGCGGACGGCCAGGACGACCCCCTGGACCGACTGCGCGTGACGATCGAGCTGCTGTTCGAGCTGAGCCGGCCCGATCCGACGGCCCGGCCCCCGCTGTTCACCGATTTCGCGCCACAACTACTGGTCTCTCATCCGGCCCAGGTCGAGATCGCGCACGCGCCGCTGCTGAGCCTCATCACGGAATTGATGGACCAGGCCCAGGAACAGGGCCGGATGCGCAAGGAGCTCAACGCCCGCCGGACCGCGGCGATGGTCATGCAGACGGTGATGTTCACCGCTCAGTCCACCGGCAGCACCGACGAGGAGACCTCGCACCCGATCACCGCCGACGAGGTCTGGAACTTCTGCGCACACGGCTTCGCGCAAGAATGA
- a CDS encoding arabinosyltransferase domain-containing protein, whose translation MVDTMVRADGAPTAGADPGTASRHRGHWAKPVALIAGLLGALCAIAVPLLPVKVDHTTLSWPQQDSTRSINAPLVTYAPLTFDATLPGRSMAQLSAHGGVLASTLPAGAPQLEKYGFVARVRPAEGGKPALLEVVLRNQSLLSVPIDAVADSTLTVHADMSSTKVTLPGSDIQASVLPPGDWRPQVVGIFSDLPRADGAEVVAQVDSRFSVTPTFPKRAAEVLAVAFTLIALGALYRLDRTDGRRFRRLLPQRWWRFTGVDVVVGATLLVWHFIGATTSDDGYQFGMARTSLVSGYMANYFRFFGVPENPVGTPPYDIIAHMSEISVASPWMRLPTLLAAVVTWLALSREVIPRLGVAVRHDKVAVWTGALAFLAVWLPYNNGLRPEPVVAVCVLLTWCLVERSIATHRLLPYALAILVAAFSFTAAPSGIICLAPLLAGLRSAVGFGVPRAREMAGAGPGAAVSSSAWIKAYGALLAPLLASGMLVLAFAFAVEPLSAMSEMQRVHNIVGPSDPWYNDYLNYQWLFMPSADGSIARRFGMVAMWLGLLVCVFVLLRKGGRIPFTASGPARRLLGVTFGAMVLMATAPTKFTHHNGVYAGLAGAVAVLTAVAVGPRVMRSPRNRALFAAVVSLAMAQIFTSVNQWWWVSSFGVPWWDESPSVLGIGFSRIFLVVAALCLLLAIWWHVRAPKPGTPHRVSPRAWRLAKFPPLTAAAAILVVFEVVSFTVGALTQYPGFSLASSNIHAAVGNPCGLANKVMVETDPNASMMTPLVGDEFSTFTGGARGFVPNGVGDIMSPDEKEETSSISKSFGDKSGKGNQAGDSATQTGGAPLPYGLDAATTPELGTYEQQEPADLVTGWYRLPDQHDRGDIISIAAAGRVQAVGPDGAYVGGEPVEIEYGTTDSATSAHPQGRVTPIDIGPAPSWRNLRVPLDRIPAQSNVIRIVAKDHNLDPQRWVALTPPRIPQTHTLNDLVGSKQPVLLDWAVGLQFPCQRPFDHKDGIAQVPGWRILPNRLGAHDTTMWESHVGGGPLGWSQQLLRSQTLATYLEYDWDQDWGELQRLTPIDPSAVPAAPAVTQETHSGTWSPGHIYTW comes from the coding sequence GTGGTCGACACGATGGTGAGGGCGGACGGTGCGCCGACGGCAGGCGCGGACCCCGGGACCGCGAGTAGACATCGCGGTCACTGGGCCAAGCCGGTGGCCCTCATCGCCGGGCTCCTGGGCGCGCTGTGCGCCATCGCGGTGCCGCTGCTTCCGGTGAAGGTGGACCACACCACCCTGTCGTGGCCACAACAGGATTCGACCCGCAGCATCAACGCGCCACTCGTCACCTACGCCCCCCTGACCTTCGACGCGACCCTCCCCGGCCGGTCGATGGCACAGCTGAGCGCACACGGCGGAGTGCTGGCCTCAACCCTGCCCGCCGGCGCGCCGCAGCTCGAGAAATACGGGTTCGTCGCCCGTGTGCGGCCCGCCGAGGGCGGCAAACCCGCCCTGCTCGAGGTGGTGCTGCGCAATCAGTCACTGTTGAGCGTCCCGATCGACGCGGTCGCCGACAGCACCCTGACCGTGCACGCCGATATGAGCTCGACGAAGGTCACCCTGCCCGGCTCGGATATCCAAGCGTCGGTACTGCCGCCGGGAGACTGGCGGCCACAAGTGGTCGGCATCTTCAGCGATCTCCCCAGAGCCGACGGCGCCGAGGTCGTCGCGCAGGTGGACAGCCGGTTCTCGGTCACGCCGACCTTCCCCAAGCGGGCCGCCGAAGTACTGGCCGTCGCTTTCACGCTGATCGCCCTGGGGGCACTGTATCGGCTGGACCGGACCGACGGACGGCGGTTCCGGCGCCTACTGCCGCAGCGATGGTGGCGGTTCACCGGTGTCGATGTGGTGGTCGGGGCGACGCTGCTGGTGTGGCACTTCATCGGGGCCACCACCTCCGACGACGGCTACCAGTTCGGAATGGCGCGCACCTCACTGGTGTCGGGCTATATGGCCAACTACTTCCGCTTCTTCGGCGTGCCCGAGAACCCCGTCGGCACACCGCCGTACGACATCATCGCCCACATGTCGGAGATCAGCGTCGCGAGTCCGTGGATGCGGTTGCCGACGCTGCTGGCGGCCGTGGTCACCTGGCTGGCACTGAGCCGGGAGGTGATTCCGCGGCTGGGCGTGGCCGTGCGCCACGACAAGGTGGCGGTGTGGACGGGCGCGCTGGCCTTCCTCGCCGTGTGGCTGCCCTACAACAACGGGTTGCGCCCCGAGCCGGTGGTCGCGGTCTGCGTATTGCTCACCTGGTGCCTGGTGGAACGCTCCATCGCCACCCACCGGCTGTTGCCGTACGCCCTCGCGATCCTCGTCGCCGCCTTCAGTTTCACCGCGGCCCCGTCCGGAATCATCTGCCTGGCGCCGTTGCTGGCCGGCCTGCGCTCGGCGGTGGGATTCGGCGTCCCGCGAGCACGCGAGATGGCCGGCGCGGGCCCCGGCGCCGCGGTGTCGTCGAGCGCCTGGATCAAGGCCTACGGCGCGTTGCTGGCACCGCTGCTGGCGTCCGGAATGCTGGTGCTGGCCTTCGCCTTCGCCGTCGAACCGCTCTCGGCGATGTCGGAGATGCAGCGCGTGCACAATATCGTCGGGCCGTCGGACCCCTGGTACAACGACTACCTGAACTATCAGTGGCTGTTCATGCCGTCGGCCGACGGGTCCATCGCCCGCCGCTTCGGCATGGTCGCGATGTGGCTGGGCCTGCTGGTCTGCGTATTCGTCCTGCTGCGCAAGGGCGGCCGGATCCCGTTCACCGCGTCCGGCCCCGCCCGGCGGCTGCTCGGCGTGACGTTCGGGGCCATGGTGCTCATGGCGACCGCGCCGACGAAGTTCACCCACCACAACGGGGTATACGCCGGATTGGCCGGAGCGGTCGCGGTGCTGACCGCGGTCGCGGTGGGGCCTCGGGTCATGCGCTCGCCGCGCAATCGAGCGTTGTTCGCCGCGGTGGTGTCACTGGCGATGGCGCAGATCTTCACCAGCGTCAACCAGTGGTGGTGGGTATCGAGTTTCGGCGTTCCGTGGTGGGACGAGTCACCGTCGGTCCTCGGCATCGGGTTCAGCAGGATATTCCTGGTGGTGGCCGCACTGTGCCTGCTGCTCGCGATCTGGTGGCACGTGCGGGCGCCGAAACCCGGCACCCCGCACCGGGTATCCCCGCGCGCCTGGCGCCTGGCCAAGTTCCCGCCACTGACCGCGGCCGCCGCGATCCTGGTGGTGTTCGAGGTCGTCTCGTTCACCGTGGGGGCGCTCACGCAGTACCCCGGCTTCTCCCTGGCTTCCTCGAACATCCATGCCGCGGTCGGCAATCCGTGCGGCTTGGCGAACAAGGTGATGGTCGAGACCGACCCCAACGCCTCGATGATGACGCCGCTCGTCGGTGACGAGTTCTCCACCTTCACCGGCGGTGCCCGGGGCTTCGTGCCCAACGGTGTGGGCGACATCATGTCCCCCGACGAGAAGGAGGAGACCAGCAGCATCTCCAAATCCTTCGGCGACAAGTCCGGCAAAGGCAACCAGGCCGGCGACTCGGCCACCCAGACCGGCGGCGCCCCACTGCCCTACGGCCTCGACGCGGCGACCACACCGGAACTCGGGACCTACGAGCAACAGGAGCCCGCCGACCTCGTCACCGGCTGGTACCGCCTGCCCGATCAGCACGACCGCGGCGACATCATCTCGATCGCGGCGGCGGGCCGCGTCCAGGCGGTAGGCCCCGACGGCGCATACGTCGGCGGTGAGCCGGTGGAAATCGAGTACGGGACCACCGATTCCGCGACGAGTGCACACCCGCAGGGACGGGTGACCCCGATCGACATCGGCCCGGCGCCGTCATGGCGCAATCTGCGAGTGCCGCTGGACCGGATTCCCGCGCAGTCCAACGTGATCCGCATCGTCGCCAAGGACCACAACCTCGATCCGCAACGGTGGGTGGCGCTGACCCCGCCGCGCATCCCGCAGACGCACACCCTCAACGACCTGGTCGGTTCGAAACAGCCGGTGCTGCTGGACTGGGCTGTGGGCCTGCAGTTCCCATGCCAGCGCCCGTTCGACCACAAGGACGGCATCGCCCAGGTACCGGGCTGGCGCATCCTGCCCAACCGGCTGGGCGCCCACGACACCACGATGTGGGAGAGCCACGTCGGCGGCGGCCCGCTCGGCTGGAGCCAGCAGTTGCTGCGGTCGCAGACGCTGGCCACCTACCTCGAATACGACTGGGATCAGGACTGGGGCGAGCTGCAGCGCCTGACTCCCATCGACCCGTCGGCGGTGCCCGCGGCCCCGGCCGTCACCCAGGAGACCCACAGCGGTACCTGGTCACCCGGCCACATCTACACCTGGTAG
- the gndA gene encoding NADP-dependent phosphogluconate dehydrogenase, with protein MASTNAIANIGVTGLAVMGSNIARNFARNGFTVALHNRSVAKTDALLEAHGDEGNFVRTETVEEFVAALEKPRRVLIMVKAGEATDAVIEELAAAMEPGDIIIDGGNALYTDTIRREAAMKERGLNFVGAGISGGEEGALNGPAIMPGGPKESYESLGPILEKIAADVDGTPCCTHIGPDGSGHFVKMVHNGIEYADMQLIGEAYHLFRDALGFDAKQIADVFTEWNSGPLESYLVEITAQVLSQTDAKTGKPLVDVIVDAAEQKGTGRWTVKAALDLGIPVTGIAEAVFARALSGSRAQRKAAQGLASGTLAEKPADAAQFTEDIRQALYASKIVAYAQGFDQIAAGSAEYDWDLRPGDLATIWRGGCIIRARFLNRIKEAYEQDPVLPTLILAPYFREAIEHAIDSWRRVIATATMLGIPVPAFASSLSYYDALRAERLPAALTQAQRDFFGAHTYERVDAAGKFHTLWSGDRSEVSA; from the coding sequence ATGGCCTCCACCAATGCAATTGCCAATATCGGTGTCACCGGTCTGGCGGTCATGGGCAGCAACATCGCCCGCAACTTCGCCCGCAACGGCTTCACCGTGGCGCTGCACAACCGCAGCGTCGCCAAGACCGATGCCCTGCTCGAAGCCCACGGCGACGAGGGCAACTTCGTGCGGACCGAGACGGTCGAGGAGTTCGTGGCGGCATTGGAGAAGCCGCGCCGGGTGCTGATCATGGTCAAGGCCGGTGAGGCCACCGATGCCGTCATCGAGGAACTGGCGGCCGCGATGGAGCCCGGCGACATCATCATCGACGGCGGCAACGCCCTCTACACCGACACCATCCGGCGTGAGGCCGCCATGAAGGAGCGCGGCCTGAACTTCGTCGGTGCCGGCATCTCCGGTGGTGAGGAAGGCGCGCTGAACGGTCCCGCCATCATGCCCGGCGGCCCCAAGGAGTCCTACGAGTCGCTGGGCCCCATCCTCGAGAAGATCGCCGCCGATGTCGACGGCACGCCGTGCTGCACCCACATCGGCCCCGACGGCTCCGGCCATTTCGTCAAGATGGTGCACAATGGCATCGAGTACGCCGATATGCAGCTGATCGGTGAGGCCTACCATCTGTTCCGCGATGCGCTCGGCTTCGACGCCAAGCAGATCGCCGATGTCTTCACCGAGTGGAACTCCGGCCCGCTGGAGTCCTATCTGGTGGAGATCACCGCCCAGGTCCTCTCGCAGACCGACGCCAAGACCGGCAAGCCCCTGGTCGACGTCATCGTCGATGCCGCCGAGCAGAAGGGGACCGGACGCTGGACCGTGAAGGCGGCGCTCGATCTCGGTATCCCCGTCACCGGAATCGCCGAGGCCGTCTTCGCGCGCGCCCTGTCGGGCTCCCGCGCGCAGCGCAAGGCCGCACAGGGACTGGCCTCCGGCACTCTCGCCGAGAAGCCCGCTGACGCAGCGCAATTCACCGAGGACATCCGGCAGGCCCTGTACGCGTCCAAGATCGTCGCCTACGCGCAGGGGTTCGATCAGATCGCGGCCGGCAGCGCCGAATACGACTGGGACCTGCGCCCGGGCGACCTGGCGACCATCTGGCGCGGGGGGTGCATCATCCGTGCCCGTTTCCTGAACCGTATCAAGGAGGCCTACGAGCAGGATCCTGTGCTGCCGACCCTGATTCTCGCCCCCTACTTCCGGGAAGCGATCGAACACGCCATCGACAGCTGGCGGCGCGTCATCGCCACCGCGACGATGCTCGGAATTCCGGTCCCGGCGTTCGCTTCCTCGCTGTCCTACTACGACGCCCTGCGCGCCGAGCGCCTTCCGGCGGCGCTGACGCAGGCGCAGCGTGACTTCTTCGGCGCCCACACCTACGAGCGGGTCGACGCCGCCGGGAAGTTCCACACGCTGTGGAGCGGCGACCGCAGCGAGGTCTCCGCCTAG
- a CDS encoding SDR family NAD(P)-dependent oxidoreductase, with translation MVKIGVLVASDFGGRRGAALIAGGTGGIGSAVVELLARRGSDIGFTYRANREGAELLANKVAQFGRACHMWSLDSSDPAAMAAVVSDFRERFGGVHTVVYAAGPHVPMVHLSTVSPERYRDQLNADAVAFFTLMHATLPMLRESRGAVVAVTTAAVRRHPVRDGLSAGTKGAVEAVARGLAVEEGRFGVRVNCVGPGMLTDGMAERLIESGDLSASALDVARGNIPLRRFGRAHDIAEAVGFLASDRAGFITGQTLDVDGGYTA, from the coding sequence TTGGTCAAGATCGGGGTGCTGGTGGCGAGTGACTTCGGAGGGCGCCGCGGTGCGGCGCTGATCGCCGGTGGTACCGGCGGTATCGGCTCGGCCGTCGTCGAACTGCTCGCGCGGCGCGGCAGCGATATCGGATTCACCTATCGGGCGAACCGGGAGGGAGCCGAGCTGCTCGCGAACAAGGTCGCCCAGTTCGGCCGTGCCTGCCATATGTGGTCGTTGGATTCGAGCGATCCGGCCGCGATGGCAGCGGTGGTCTCGGATTTCCGGGAACGGTTCGGTGGTGTGCACACCGTCGTCTATGCCGCCGGCCCGCACGTGCCGATGGTGCATCTGAGCACGGTGTCACCGGAGCGGTACCGCGACCAGTTGAACGCCGACGCGGTGGCCTTCTTCACCCTGATGCACGCGACCTTGCCGATGCTGCGGGAGTCGCGGGGCGCCGTGGTCGCGGTGACCACCGCGGCGGTCCGGCGGCACCCGGTTCGCGACGGACTGTCGGCCGGAACCAAGGGGGCCGTGGAAGCGGTGGCGCGCGGCCTGGCGGTCGAGGAGGGGCGTTTCGGGGTGCGGGTCAACTGCGTGGGGCCGGGCATGCTCACCGATGGAATGGCCGAGCGGCTCATCGAGTCCGGGGATCTGAGCGCCTCGGCACTCGACGTCGCCCGGGGCAACATCCCGCTGCGCCGGTTCGGCCGCGCGCACGACATCGCCGAGGCCGTCGGATTCCTGGCCTCCGATCGGGCCGGGTTCATCACCGGTCAGACTCTCGATGTCGACGGCGGATACACGGCCTGA
- a CDS encoding VOC family protein encodes MPIKLENVGIAVRDLEATIAFFTDLGLTVLGRDTVSGEWTDTAVGLDGNHANIAMLQTPDGQGRIELFEYIHPEAIESEPTRPNEIGMHRVAFSVDNIDNALEIAAKHGCHPLRGVATYQDIYKLTYVRGPSGIIVMLAEELGQK; translated from the coding sequence ATGCCCATCAAACTCGAGAACGTCGGCATCGCCGTTCGCGACCTCGAAGCGACGATCGCGTTTTTCACCGACCTCGGTCTCACGGTCCTCGGCCGCGACACGGTCAGTGGCGAATGGACCGACACTGCCGTCGGCCTCGATGGCAACCACGCCAACATCGCGATGCTTCAGACCCCGGACGGTCAGGGTCGCATCGAACTCTTCGAGTACATCCACCCCGAAGCGATCGAGTCGGAGCCCACTCGTCCCAACGAGATCGGCATGCACCGCGTCGCCTTCTCGGTCGACAATATCGACAACGCCCTCGAGATAGCCGCGAAGCACGGCTGCCATCCGCTACGCGGCGTAGCGACCTACCAGGACATCTACAAACTCACCTATGTCCGCGGTCCCAGCGGCATCATCGTGATGCTCGCCGAGGAGCTCGGGCAGAAGTGA